The following are encoded together in the Bacillales bacterium genome:
- a CDS encoding PQQ-dependent sugar dehydrogenase: MRRAAVVMTALAFVLLAAGCTWREEPQPQTGKHTAQPSSASGFKAEVLATNFDVPWNIAKHGNIFYISERPGKIVKIDENGKTDEMPLDLTKDVVQTGESGLLGFVLSPNFEASRTAYIYHTYEETGKLFNRIVKIKWTGGKWTETDVLLDHIPGGPIHNGGRLEIGPDGKLYATTGDASDEENAQDRDSLSGKILRMNTDGSIPKTNPFPGSYVYSYGHRNPQGLAWSEDGEMFEAEHGPSAHDEINLIEPGKNYGWPVIRGDETKEGMVSPLFQSGSVTWAPSGLAYKDGALYIAGLRGEQIRQFDLHDHSSKAVFQGAGRLRDILIEGDAAYVITNNTDGRGTPGPHDDRLLKIDLP; this comes from the coding sequence ATGAGACGAGCAGCAGTTGTCATGACGGCCTTAGCCTTTGTCCTATTGGCAGCCGGCTGCACTTGGCGGGAAGAACCGCAGCCGCAAACCGGAAAGCATACGGCACAACCTTCTTCTGCTTCCGGCTTCAAGGCGGAAGTGCTGGCAACAAATTTTGACGTACCATGGAACATTGCCAAACACGGAAACATTTTTTACATCAGCGAACGTCCGGGGAAAATCGTAAAAATCGATGAAAACGGAAAAACGGACGAAATGCCGCTCGACTTGACGAAAGATGTTGTCCAGACCGGCGAAAGCGGACTGCTCGGTTTCGTTCTTTCTCCCAATTTCGAAGCTTCTCGAACCGCGTATATTTATCATACCTACGAAGAGACCGGCAAACTTTTCAACCGCATCGTGAAGATCAAATGGACGGGCGGCAAGTGGACCGAGACAGATGTCTTGCTTGATCACATTCCCGGCGGACCGATCCATAACGGCGGACGGTTGGAAATCGGGCCGGACGGCAAGTTGTATGCAACAACGGGCGATGCATCCGACGAAGAAAACGCCCAGGATCGCGACAGCTTGTCCGGTAAAATTTTACGCATGAACACGGACGGCTCAATCCCGAAAACGAACCCGTTCCCCGGTTCTTATGTTTATTCGTACGGCCACCGAAATCCGCAAGGATTGGCATGGAGCGAAGACGGAGAAATGTTCGAAGCCGAACACGGTCCGTCCGCCCACGATGAAATTAATTTGATTGAACCGGGTAAAAATTACGGCTGGCCGGTCATTCGCGGCGACGAAACAAAAGAAGGCATGGTTTCACCGCTGTTCCAGTCGGGATCCGTTACGTGGGCGCCTTCCGGGTTGGCTTATAAAGACGGGGCGTTGTACATCGCCGGACTCCGCGGCGAACAAATTCGCCAATTCGACCTGCACGATCATTCCTCAAAGGCCGTGTTTCAAGGCGCCGGCCGCCTGCGCGACATCCTCATCGAAGGCGACGCGGCGTACGTCATTACTAACAATACGGACGGCCGCGGAACCCCTGGCCCGCATGATGACCGTTTGTTAAAAATCGATTTGCCTTGA
- a CDS encoding VOC family protein, which translates to MSETMPFEIAYIQIPVKDPERSAEFYKNVLGMTCSFPYNPEDRAAFLKFENNIALGLIQSETIPDLTFRDSFGEVKAVIQFTVDNIESFYESLKAQNVPVGPMTFKEGGGYNFTVKDPDGHLSHVWGGWPES; encoded by the coding sequence ATGTCTGAAACAATGCCTTTTGAAATAGCTTATATTCAAATCCCGGTGAAGGATCCGGAACGTTCGGCTGAATTTTATAAAAATGTTTTGGGAATGACTTGCTCATTTCCTTACAATCCGGAAGACCGGGCGGCGTTCCTGAAATTCGAAAACAACATTGCCCTCGGGCTCATTCAATCCGAAACAATTCCCGATTTGACGTTCCGCGATTCGTTCGGGGAGGTCAAGGCAGTCATTCAGTTTACGGTCGACAACATCGAAAGCTTTTACGAATCATTGAAAGCCCAAAATGTTCCGGTCGGCCCGATGACCTTCAAAGAGGGCGGCGGATACAACTTCACGGTCAAAGATCCGGACGGACATTTGTCCCACGTTTGGGGCGGCTGGCCGGAGAGTTGA
- a CDS encoding VOC family protein: MKESMIQGVSDVFLPVSDLDRSIEWYSTMLGLNLRFKDDENKSAGMNTGNDIGLCLVQVKNHKPLAFPENDFLTEITFNFRTSEIDRLHETLKANGVETTDIYDSLDSTFRCFTFEDCDGNKLNAVSA, encoded by the coding sequence ATGAAGGAATCAATGATTCAAGGGGTTTCTGACGTTTTTTTGCCGGTCAGCGATCTTGACCGTTCGATCGAATGGTACTCAACGATGCTCGGCTTGAACCTGCGTTTCAAGGATGATGAAAACAAATCGGCAGGCATGAATACGGGAAACGACATTGGATTATGCTTGGTTCAAGTTAAAAATCACAAGCCTCTGGCTTTTCCCGAAAATGACTTCCTAACCGAAATCACTTTTAACTTTCGAACGTCTGAAATCGATCGGCTGCATGAAACGTTGAAGGCAAATGGAGTCGAAACGACGGACATTTACGATTCGTTGGATTCTACTTTCAGATGCTTTACTTTTGAGGATTGTGACGGCAACAAACTCAATGCCGTGTCTGCTTGA
- a CDS encoding VOC family protein, whose product MEQTQKSPVRPYIGTTFLHVKDLRKSAAFYSMMLGLPLLEERLNGGPIYWMELEGGTGMILDDNSVNKQDLDWDESKQHSCMFLTRDIDAAYEHVKNLGAKMVTERENPHQGLKFFRFRDLDGNVFMVTESDYQGEPIPVDENRRSPIKNRIKAVFVNVTDMENAAEWYSNLFGTDAELLGDGPVRNLKTEGGAELLLDSNRFLQGDDYKILLMLDTDDVDQAYLYLKENDVEIFKEIQRYDDVAFFSFKDPAGNVLMVCQELTCERTQSEG is encoded by the coding sequence TTGGAACAAACGCAAAAAAGTCCTGTCCGGCCGTACATCGGTACGACATTCCTTCATGTTAAAGATTTAAGGAAATCAGCAGCTTTTTACAGTATGATGCTTGGACTTCCATTGCTGGAGGAACGCTTGAACGGCGGCCCGATATACTGGATGGAGCTTGAAGGCGGGACCGGCATGATCCTTGATGACAACAGCGTGAACAAGCAAGACCTGGACTGGGATGAAAGCAAACAACATTCATGCATGTTTTTGACGAGAGATATTGATGCGGCTTACGAACATGTGAAAAACCTGGGGGCGAAAATGGTGACGGAACGTGAAAATCCGCATCAAGGTTTGAAGTTTTTCCGTTTCCGCGATCTTGACGGCAATGTGTTCATGGTTACCGAAAGCGATTATCAAGGTGAGCCGATACCCGTCGACGAAAACCGTCGAAGTCCGATCAAAAACCGGATCAAAGCCGTTTTCGTCAATGTCACTGACATGGAAAACGCCGCAGAGTGGTACAGCAACCTTTTTGGCACGGATGCCGAACTGCTCGGCGATGGTCCGGTGCGCAATTTGAAAACCGAAGGCGGGGCTGAATTGCTTCTCGACAGCAACCGGTTTTTGCAGGGCGACGACTATAAAATTTTATTGATGCTTGACACCGATGATGTTGATCAAGCTTATCTGTATTTGAAGGAGAACGACGTCGAGATATTCAAAGAAATTCAGCGGTATGACGATGTTGCGTTCTTTTCCTTTAAAGATCCGGCAGGCAATGTTTTGATGGTGTGTCAGGAACTCACATGTGAAAGAACACAGAGTGAGGGTTGA
- a CDS encoding VOC family protein translates to MSFVKRIDTVFVPVTNLKKSEKWYLELLPFKVTFRSSDGKYVGFRFRDHHPYQTGLCIYKAEKMEKPGHMTFNFFTEDVDGFHNFLKEREVEVTEIHEDDGMRFFEFYDPDGNEIGAVTFPE, encoded by the coding sequence GTGTCTTTTGTGAAACGAATCGACACGGTGTTCGTACCTGTCACGAACCTGAAAAAATCGGAGAAATGGTATTTGGAATTGCTGCCGTTTAAAGTCACCTTCCGCAGTTCAGACGGCAAATATGTCGGGTTCAGGTTCAGGGATCACCATCCTTATCAAACCGGTCTTTGTATTTATAAAGCGGAAAAAATGGAGAAACCCGGGCATATGACTTTTAATTTCTTCACCGAGGATGTCGACGGATTCCACAACTTTTTAAAAGAAAGAGAGGTTGAAGTAACGGAAATTCACGAAGACGACGGGATGAGGTTCTTCGAATTTTACGATCCCGACGGCAATGAAATCGGTGCGGTCACTTTTCCGGAGTAA
- a CDS encoding RNA polymerase sigma factor — protein MTNENRVENESLIASLHPELSKYCRMVAGTPWDGEDLMQDTLFKAFNAKTSLKEHPAPKAYLFRIATNTWIDHCRKNKRPVDTYEEEKNAESGTESEFEAIEAVESLVHRLPPRQVAIVLLIDVFGFSALDAADMLGTTEGALKAALHRARAALRRVKNQEEKAQKRLKSKSAAELIDLFLKAFQRFDPSEVIHVYHSLQEQGIAIQRVAHGRTLTFQFQDPDGNVFSVVASA, from the coding sequence TTGACAAATGAAAATCGTGTGGAAAACGAATCGTTGATCGCCTCGCTGCACCCGGAGTTGTCGAAATATTGCCGCATGGTCGCCGGAACGCCCTGGGATGGGGAAGATCTCATGCAGGATACGTTGTTCAAAGCCTTCAACGCGAAAACTTCTCTGAAAGAACACCCCGCGCCGAAAGCCTACTTGTTTCGAATCGCTACCAACACTTGGATCGATCATTGCCGAAAAAATAAAAGACCGGTAGATACATATGAGGAAGAAAAAAATGCAGAAAGCGGGACGGAGTCCGAGTTTGAGGCGATTGAAGCCGTCGAATCGCTCGTGCATCGCTTGCCTCCGCGCCAAGTCGCGATTGTTTTATTAATCGATGTGTTTGGTTTTTCCGCACTAGACGCCGCGGACATGCTTGGGACAACGGAAGGCGCACTGAAAGCCGCCTTGCACCGGGCGAGAGCTGCGTTGCGTCGTGTCAAAAATCAAGAGGAGAAAGCACAAAAACGGTTGAAGTCGAAAAGCGCCGCGGAGCTTATTGATCTATTTTTGAAAGCGTTTCAACGTTTTGATCCGTCAGAAGTCATCCATGTTTACCACTCCTTGCAAGAACAGGGCATTGCCATCCAGAGAGTTGCTCATGGCCGGACACTCACCTTCCAGTTTCAGGACCCGGACGGCAATGTTTTTTCGGTCGTCGCCTCCGCGTAA
- a CDS encoding DUF4931 domain-containing protein, whose product MYEQEYGEPMKTDTILRFNTEMARAKPNNVLQGRDSACPFCSPEKLSEILDARVDGIRLVKNKYPVLQDAFQTVLIETDECETDLTRYSLAHLCKVFRFGMEKWLEMEHQGTYESVLFFKNQGPLSGGSIRHPHMQIIGLKTVDYRDNLAEEYFEGHDIHSSNGVQLNLSKKPMIGFTEFNVIFSDLKQIEQAAAYVQQTVHYVLNHFNGRGCSSYNLFFYHWLGKFFIKIVPRYATTPLYIGYGLRQVYGDPERLIRDMQKRYF is encoded by the coding sequence ATGTACGAACAGGAGTATGGTGAACCGATGAAAACCGATACGATTCTTCGTTTTAATACGGAAATGGCTCGCGCGAAACCGAATAATGTTTTGCAGGGAAGAGACAGTGCTTGTCCGTTTTGCAGCCCGGAGAAGTTGTCGGAAATCTTGGATGCTCGCGTGGACGGCATAAGACTCGTAAAAAATAAATATCCGGTGTTGCAAGATGCGTTTCAAACGGTGTTGATCGAAACGGATGAGTGTGAAACCGATTTGACTCGCTATTCGTTGGCGCATTTATGTAAAGTGTTCCGGTTTGGGATGGAAAAATGGCTGGAAATGGAGCATCAAGGAACGTACGAATCGGTACTGTTCTTTAAAAATCAAGGACCGTTGTCGGGAGGATCGATCCGCCATCCGCACATGCAAATTATCGGCTTGAAAACTGTCGATTATCGAGACAATTTGGCAGAAGAATATTTTGAGGGACATGACATTCACTCATCGAACGGCGTGCAGTTGAACCTTTCCAAGAAACCGATGATTGGGTTTACGGAATTTAACGTCATTTTCAGTGATCTTAAGCAAATCGAGCAAGCAGCAGCGTATGTTCAGCAAACGGTGCATTACGTCTTGAATCATTTCAACGGCCGCGGCTGTTCGAGCTACAACTTGTTTTTCTACCATTGGCTCGGGAAATTTTTTATAAAAATTGTTCCCCGTTACGCCACGACGCCGCTCTATATCGGGTACGGCTTACGGCAAGTTTACGGCGATCCGGAGCGGCTGATCCGTGACATGCAAAAACGGTATTTCTAA
- a CDS encoding peptidoglycan-binding protein — MKKLVSALFVAIAVMLIVPAVSHAAFGDRLMYEGTSGKDVKMLQNLLQSNRYFHYPKSTGYYGPITEQAVKNFQRDHGLKVDGIAGPHTLHALKWLVRGMNGASVKNLQEQLKELGYYHYTVTGYFGSITKAAVERFQSATGLLVDGIAGPHTLDALHSRAGNPVNDGNDDSVSMSVESTAYTADCPGCSGMTTTGVDLNKYPDAKVAAVDPMVIPLGSTVKVPGYGAARAVDTGSAINGKEIDLYFDDRTDALQWGRHNETVTVVK, encoded by the coding sequence ATGAAGAAGCTGGTTTCTGCATTATTCGTTGCAATTGCGGTTATGCTGATCGTTCCGGCCGTCTCGCACGCGGCTTTCGGGGACAGGCTGATGTACGAAGGGACGAGCGGCAAGGACGTGAAGATGCTGCAAAATTTGCTGCAAAGCAACCGCTATTTTCATTATCCGAAATCGACGGGCTATTACGGTCCGATCACAGAACAGGCGGTGAAAAATTTCCAGCGCGACCACGGTTTGAAGGTCGACGGGATTGCCGGTCCGCATACGCTTCATGCGTTGAAGTGGCTCGTGCGCGGCATGAACGGTGCTTCGGTAAAAAATTTGCAAGAGCAGCTGAAGGAACTCGGGTATTATCATTACACGGTGACAGGCTATTTCGGGTCGATTACGAAGGCTGCGGTTGAAAGGTTCCAAAGCGCAACAGGCTTGCTCGTCGACGGCATTGCCGGACCGCATACATTGGACGCGTTGCATAGCAGAGCCGGGAATCCGGTCAACGACGGGAATGACGACAGCGTAAGCATGTCAGTGGAAAGTACCGCATACACGGCCGATTGCCCGGGGTGTTCAGGGATGACGACGACAGGCGTCGATTTGAACAAATATCCCGACGCGAAAGTGGCGGCGGTCGATCCGATGGTCATTCCGCTCGGCTCAACGGTGAAGGTGCCCGGTTACGGAGCAGCACGAGCGGTGGACACCGGTTCGGCGATCAACGGGAAGGAAATCGATCTGTATTTCGATGACCGAACCGATGCACTGCAGTGGGGCAGGCACAATGAAACGGTGACCGTGGTGAAATAG
- a CDS encoding class I fructose-bisphosphate aldolase: protein MIVLIDKIQEYLGNEAEDLLSYESKTIAKEQLILPSPDYLDEVFSQTDRNNQVLRNLQTMYGHGRLSNTGYLSILPVDQGIEHSAGASFAKNPAYFDPENIVKLAIEGGCNAVASTYGGLGAVSRKYAHKIPFIVKINHNELLTYPNSYDQIMFSDIKQCWEMGAAGVGATIYFGSEESNRQIQEVSEAFQYAHELGMFTILWCYLRNPGFKKDGTDYHTAADLTSQANHLGVTIEADIIKQKLPTVNGGYKALNQDGSYGKFDERMYTELATDHPIDLTRYQVANGYMGRIGLINSGGASGDNDFADAVKTAVINKRAGGMGLISGRKAFQRPMAEGVKLLNAIQDVYLCDEVTIS from the coding sequence GTGATTGTTTTGATTGACAAAATTCAGGAGTATCTCGGAAATGAAGCGGAAGATTTGCTCTCGTATGAAAGCAAGACCATCGCGAAAGAGCAGTTGATTTTGCCATCGCCGGATTACTTGGACGAAGTGTTTTCCCAGACGGACCGCAACAATCAAGTTTTACGAAACTTACAAACGATGTACGGTCATGGCAGACTATCAAATACGGGTTATTTGTCCATTTTACCTGTCGATCAAGGCATTGAACATTCGGCCGGCGCGTCTTTTGCGAAAAATCCTGCCTATTTTGATCCGGAAAACATCGTGAAGCTTGCGATCGAAGGAGGTTGTAACGCGGTTGCCTCTACATACGGCGGGCTCGGTGCGGTCTCGCGGAAGTATGCGCACAAAATTCCTTTTATCGTGAAAATCAATCATAACGAGCTGCTCACTTATCCGAACAGTTACGATCAAATCATGTTCAGTGACATTAAGCAATGTTGGGAAATGGGGGCTGCCGGGGTTGGTGCGACGATTTATTTCGGCTCGGAGGAATCCAACCGGCAAATTCAAGAGGTAAGCGAAGCGTTTCAGTATGCGCATGAGCTCGGCATGTTCACGATTCTCTGGTGTTATTTACGAAATCCCGGCTTTAAAAAGGACGGCACCGACTACCATACGGCGGCCGACCTGACGAGCCAGGCGAACCATCTTGGCGTGACGATCGAAGCGGATATTATTAAGCAAAAGCTGCCAACGGTGAATGGCGGTTACAAGGCGTTGAATCAAGACGGCAGTTACGGGAAGTTCGACGAGCGGATGTACACGGAGCTCGCGACGGATCATCCGATTGACTTGACGCGTTACCAAGTAGCCAACGGCTATATGGGGCGGATCGGCTTGATTAATTCCGGCGGCGCCTCCGGGGATAACGATTTCGCCGACGCCGTGAAAACGGCGGTCATTAATAAGCGCGCCGGCGGAATGGGACTGATTTCCGGAAGGAAAGCGTTCCAGCGGCCGATGGCCGAAGGTGTGAAGCTGTTGAATGCGATACAGGACGTCTATTTATGTGACGAAGTCACGATCAGTTGA
- a CDS encoding EamA family transporter, producing the protein MKNSRKVRGFVMVLLAASFWGLSGTVAQHLFTAGNFQPAWLVTVRLLASGLILLVLQARKTNIFTIWRRRPVSLLLFGVFGMLAVQYTYFAAIAASNAATATLLQYLGPALLLVYVCLRLKKLPKPKEWTAVLLALFGTYLLLTNGMPQNLQVSPAAVAWGLTSAAALGFYTLFPGKLLQEWGSGLVVGWGMFIGGFFMSFVAPPWHLAGQQWTLSSVGAVLFVIVFGTLLAFFLYLESLHYILPMETSLLACAEPLVATISAILWLGVSFGAVQLVGGTFIVFTVVLLSMKEGKRKGRRGVRVKEWMTS; encoded by the coding sequence ATGAAAAATAGCCGAAAAGTGAGAGGGTTTGTCATGGTGCTGCTCGCTGCATCGTTTTGGGGGTTGTCGGGGACGGTTGCGCAGCATTTGTTTACGGCGGGGAATTTTCAACCGGCGTGGCTCGTGACCGTTCGTTTGCTTGCCTCGGGACTGATCCTGCTCGTTTTGCAAGCGCGAAAGACGAATATTTTTACCATTTGGCGAAGACGGCCGGTTTCGTTGCTTTTGTTTGGGGTTTTCGGGATGCTGGCGGTTCAATATACTTACTTTGCGGCGATCGCAGCGAGTAACGCAGCGACAGCGACGTTATTGCAATATCTCGGACCGGCACTCCTGCTCGTTTATGTTTGTTTGCGTTTGAAGAAATTGCCCAAACCGAAAGAATGGACAGCGGTTTTGCTCGCCTTGTTCGGTACGTATTTGTTGCTGACCAACGGGATGCCGCAAAACTTGCAAGTTTCACCGGCTGCGGTTGCATGGGGACTCACCTCCGCGGCTGCCTTAGGATTTTACACATTGTTTCCCGGGAAACTTTTACAAGAGTGGGGTTCAGGTCTCGTTGTCGGCTGGGGCATGTTCATCGGCGGGTTTTTCATGAGTTTTGTTGCTCCGCCGTGGCACCTCGCCGGACAACAGTGGACGCTTTCATCGGTCGGCGCCGTTTTGTTCGTGATTGTGTTTGGGACGCTGCTCGCGTTTTTTCTCTATCTTGAAAGCTTGCATTACATTTTACCAATGGAAACGAGTTTGCTTGCCTGTGCGGAACCGCTGGTGGCAACGATTTCGGCGATTCTTTGGCTTGGCGTTTCTTTCGGCGCTGTACAGCTCGTCGGGGGAACTTTCATTGTTTTCACGGTTGTTTTGCTTTCCATGAAGGAAGGGAAAAGGAAAGGGAGACGAGGCGTTCGAGTGAAGGAATGGATGACATCATAA
- a CDS encoding toxin-antitoxin system HicB family antitoxin, giving the protein MAKKKNFPLRIDPDLYEVLQRWASDEFRSVNGHLEFLLREAAKKAGRLPGGKQKKADD; this is encoded by the coding sequence ATGGCAAAGAAAAAGAATTTCCCGCTTCGGATCGATCCTGATTTGTACGAAGTGTTGCAAAGATGGGCATCCGACGAGTTTCGCAGTGTCAACGGGCATTTGGAATTTCTGTTGCGGGAAGCGGCGAAAAAGGCGGGAAGACTGCCCGGCGGAAAACAAAAGAAAGCGGATGATTAA
- a CDS encoding SPFH domain-containing protein, with product MKEVKAWRMNGFIGVSLIVLSLLIAGLGFVSHAAVLGILFIVVAGVMASGLTIVQPNQSVVVIFFGDYKGSIRESGLFLTLPLSLRKTVTLRARNFNSQRLKVNDVQGNPIEIAAVIVFKVVNSAKATFDVDSYEKFVEIQSETAIRHIASRYPYDTFEDEPLTLRGNASEVSRELEIELQERLDVAGVHIIEARLTHLAYSTEVAQAMLQRQQAAAIVSARRKIVEGAVGMAQMAIQQLEEDHVVELDEERKVNMVNNLMVAIVSDKGTQPVINTGSLY from the coding sequence ATGAAAGAGGTCAAGGCATGGCGGATGAACGGATTTATCGGTGTTTCTCTCATTGTATTGTCGCTTTTAATCGCGGGGTTGGGTTTCGTTAGCCATGCTGCTGTATTGGGAATATTATTCATTGTCGTTGCGGGGGTAATGGCTAGCGGGCTCACCATCGTGCAGCCGAACCAGTCCGTCGTGGTCATCTTTTTCGGTGATTACAAAGGGAGTATTCGAGAAAGCGGATTGTTTCTAACTTTGCCGCTGTCGCTTCGCAAGACGGTGACGCTGCGTGCCCGCAACTTCAACAGTCAACGGTTGAAAGTGAACGACGTTCAAGGGAATCCGATTGAAATCGCGGCGGTCATCGTGTTTAAAGTCGTCAATTCCGCGAAAGCCACATTTGATGTCGACAGTTATGAAAAATTTGTAGAGATTCAAAGCGAGACGGCGATTCGCCACATTGCATCGCGGTATCCGTATGATACGTTCGAGGATGAACCGTTGACGCTTCGCGGCAACGCCTCGGAAGTTTCAAGAGAACTGGAGATTGAGTTGCAGGAGCGGTTGGATGTTGCGGGCGTTCATATCATTGAAGCCCGGTTGACGCATTTGGCGTATTCGACGGAAGTGGCGCAAGCGATGCTGCAACGGCAGCAAGCTGCAGCTATTGTGTCGGCGCGCCGCAAAATCGTTGAAGGTGCGGTGGGAATGGCGCAAATGGCGATTCAACAGTTGGAGGAAGACCATGTCGTCGAGCTTGATGAAGAGCGAAAAGTGAACATGGTGAACAATCTCATGGTGGCAATCGTGTCGGATAAAGGGACGCAGCCGGTCATCAACACGGGAAGCTTGTATTAA
- a CDS encoding type 1 glutamine amidotransferase domain-containing protein, producing the protein MAKNVLMVVTNHQKIDEDRNTGLWLEEFAVPHEVFTKRGYGVTVASPSGGEVPIDPNSASDDWPKAEKLLEDTIKLDAVDPSEFEAVFLPGGHGTMFDFPENDPLRSLLADYYEHGKIVAAVCHGPAGLTEVKWSDGTPLVSGKTVTAFTNEEESGTGLEDAMPFLLESRLRDQGANFVGGEKFADHVERDGNLITGQNPPSSKSTAIAVAEALEA; encoded by the coding sequence ATGGCAAAAAACGTACTTATGGTCGTAACCAACCATCAAAAAATCGACGAAGATCGGAACACCGGGTTATGGCTCGAAGAATTCGCCGTTCCACATGAAGTGTTTACGAAACGAGGATACGGGGTGACTGTTGCAAGTCCGAGCGGAGGCGAGGTTCCCATTGACCCGAACAGCGCATCCGACGATTGGCCGAAAGCAGAAAAGCTTTTGGAAGATACGATAAAATTGGATGCTGTGGACCCGTCCGAATTTGAGGCAGTATTTCTGCCGGGCGGTCACGGAACGATGTTTGATTTTCCTGAGAATGATCCGTTAAGAAGCTTGCTTGCGGATTATTACGAGCATGGTAAAATTGTTGCCGCCGTATGCCACGGTCCCGCAGGTTTGACCGAGGTGAAATGGTCTGACGGCACGCCGCTCGTGTCCGGAAAGACCGTCACGGCGTTTACCAATGAAGAAGAAAGCGGAACCGGGTTAGAAGATGCGATGCCGTTTCTGCTCGAATCGCGCTTACGCGATCAAGGCGCGAACTTCGTAGGCGGCGAGAAATTTGCCGATCACGTCGAGCGCGACGGCAATCTTATTACCGGCCAAAACCCGCCTTCCAGCAAAAGCACCGCTATTGCCGTCGCTGAAGCTTTGGAGGCATAA
- a CDS encoding XRE family transcriptional regulator: MEFHENVRKMRKAKGLSLEDLSVKSGVSRSMLSKIERGEKNPTIHVAAQVAEGLGTTISQLLEEQGDREVTIVKKEERFVYRDEESGFERHLLTPSDEIEFILNKIPEGKESGVFPAHAKGVKEYITVEKGKLRVELAAGGYELNEGDSIVFDANVTHRFINNGSGECRYYLVIDSHETF; encoded by the coding sequence ATGGAATTTCATGAAAATGTTCGGAAAATGAGAAAGGCGAAAGGGTTGTCGCTTGAGGATTTAAGTGTAAAAAGCGGCGTTAGCCGCTCGATGCTTTCAAAAATTGAGCGCGGCGAAAAAAATCCGACGATTCACGTGGCCGCTCAAGTGGCTGAAGGGTTAGGCACGACGATTTCGCAGCTGCTTGAAGAGCAGGGCGATCGCGAAGTAACGATTGTCAAAAAAGAAGAGCGGTTCGTTTATCGGGATGAAGAATCAGGTTTTGAAAGGCACTTGTTGACGCCGTCCGATGAAATCGAGTTCATCTTAAATAAAATTCCTGAAGGCAAAGAAAGCGGTGTTTTTCCAGCGCATGCCAAAGGAGTAAAGGAATATATCACCGTTGAAAAAGGGAAACTGAGAGTGGAATTGGCTGCTGGAGGGTATGAATTGAACGAAGGAGATTCCATCGTTTTTGATGCGAACGTTACTCACCGTTTCATCAACAACGGTTCAGGTGAATGCCGCTATTATTTAGTGATTGATTCCCATGAAACATTTTAA